Sequence from the Fundulus heteroclitus isolate FHET01 chromosome 7, MU-UCD_Fhet_4.1, whole genome shotgun sequence genome:
ATCAGAGGGCTTTTACTTTTCTAAGTAAACAGCATCATGTAGCAGACAGGTCAGCGACGTTTAAAGaggtttataaaacaaaatccccAATCTCCAATTAGAGCCAAACTGTACTGTATATGGCCTATGAGCAAAACACCATGTGGGACAGAAAAACTAACACTACAGATCAACCCGAACAGATCATATCCCCCACCCATGAGGTGGTGACAGCGTCATCCTGTGgagattttcatttttcttcagcagggacagggaagttgGTAAACCTTCATAGGGACATGGTTTAgcaaaaacacaggaaaatcCGTTAGAGGCTACAAAATGCTTAAGACTGGGAGAGTTGGGCTTCCAGCCACAATGGGAAGCTTTATGTTATAATCACATTCACGTGTTAATATgccccagtcaaagtctagacccaAATCCAACGAAGAATCTGCGGCAAGACCTGAACACCGCCGCTCACAGAAGCTCTCTCCGTCCGGTCCGACTGCGCAAGAGTTTTAAGTTCCCACGGTTTGCTTACTGCAACGTGTTTTCTGTAGCTACTCTCTCAGTGTAAGTAGCCACTTTGGCCGGCTGCCAAATGCATCCGACAAGTGTAATAGCTACTTGGAAAAGCTGGATATGTCTTTGTGAAATTTTTACGTCACCCTGGCAgctcaaactggccacagaaTCGATGCTCGACGCCAAAAGGCTGTAAACATCCCACATTCATTCACAACTGAAGTggacatttgaccaaaatgcaatcttaatttgttttatttttagccaaGAGATCAGAGGAGAAAGTAaatcgtatttttttttttaaaaactccacagctctctatcctcACTCAGTCATTGTGGATTCATTATGTACCCGATTGGGTGGAAGTCTTGGCGTGTTTTATTACATACAACATATTCACACGATGTTTAGGCTTAGTTTAAAGTAATTGTCTAATCTTGTTAACATGTGCTTTGCAATGAACCAGTAGCACACAACAGCTCACGTCTGTATCTCCCATCTTACATCATCATATCTGCCAATCTGAACCAAAAACCTGCCAAGTGGAATGAGGTCAGCCTGTTTCTTCCTCAGTGCATCCAGAGTGCACTGGGCATTGTGTCGTATAACCCTGCAGCAGCATGTAcatgtgaccttttttttcctttttttttccccagaaacAACATTCACCCCTGTGGAGAGATGGGACATGGAGGAGAACCCACGAGCAAGGTCAGCATTTAACAAGCAGACGTACACCTGTTAAAGCGGCCACTTCTTGTCCTGTCCCCACTTCAATCATTTGATCCAAGCACCCTTCGCCTCACCGCGTGTCAGGTTGGAAGAAGTTAAAGTGCTCCAGATCCGTGTTTTATTTCACTAATGCATTGGTTAATCGGATGTCGGAACCAGTGAAGGCGGCTGAAAGCAGGAAAAGGAGCTTTCCTGCTGCATTGCACCTGCCTAAACGCGCCTAACTTTGCAGGGGAAGTGGGCTGTCTGCTCCCAGTAATGTGTTCCCGGTCCGCCGAGGTCGTGATGATGGACGGaaaagcccccccacccccccctccccagccTTTTCCTCCTTCAGCCCAGAACAAGAAAGGACTCAAACACAAGAGAGAATTTAAACCAGGAACTGGCAGGCAGCGGCTGACCACATGATGCCTGAAAACGCAGCGCGCCTGGCTGAGCTGCAGAGCGGCGCCTTACCTGGCGGCTGCGGGCAGCGGGGATTCTCCGGCGGAGGAGCGGGGCAGGCTGAGGGAGGGGGGGAAGTCAGTCCTGGAGATCTCGGCGAACGTGTCCGCCTGTTGGTGCGCCTCAGCACCGTCTGAACGAAGAGATCCACAGCCAGGGTGTTCCCGACAGGAGGGGGCGTGGCGTGCGTGTggcagcgtgtgtgtgtgtgtgcgtatggGGAGCACGCGCGCAACcccaaagatgttttttttttttctttctatgcGACAGTTTTATCCCCATGTTTGCGGACTTTATGACGGACTCAGGCTGATTtcgtaaataaataataaataaaagcagcagatcTCTGCAGTGCTGTGGGAAACTCCCCCATTGTCACCAGCCTACATTGTGTACCGTGGATTTCCCTGCTGCCGTCCTCCGGGAGTCTGGTTCTGTCAGAGGAGCCAGCAGCCGCCGCACAGTGGCCATGGGGACTGTAGAGGTCCGGATGAAACAGTGGTCAGCTTAGATAAACATCGCCGTGAGACGCACAGATGGGATCAACAGATATTGATCTAATTTGCTGCTGTGGTACATAAGAAATAaccttgtttggagagctctcTGATGTGGTGCACTTCTCTTCAAAGCTGCTCTTATTGATTAGAACATATATCTGGGGACAGCTGATGAAAAACTGGCTTCATGGTCAGTCTTTTTGTCctaattgtatttttgttctgtgacatctatctatctatctatctatctatctatctatctatctatctatctatctatctatctatctatctatctatctatctatctatctatctatctatctatctatctatctatctatctatctatctatctatctatctatctatctatctatctgcaTTACTTGACTTTTCAACATGCTCCATCCACTGTACAATTAGACGTCGGTACatatttgcatgttttattctgtaatatttttttctctgtatggtggatagctaaaaaaaaaaaaaaaaataaaaaaaaaaaaaaaaaaaaaaaactcctcagTACCAGTGGGAGCATCATCTGTCTGAAttcttcttttaattaaaaatctttTGCGAAGGGCCACAAACTCCGGGCAACCATGTAGACAGTGGCAGCTCTGAAGGCTTCTCTTCTGCAcccaaaatgtattatttaagaGAAAACTATGGAACAAAATAAAGGTTCTTAAATGTTAACTGTTTTCTAAGAACCACACATACAGATAGATATAATGCAATAACATTATTATAAACTCTTAGTCATTGGAATTGCTTAAGTAATTAGGTGAtacatattttcttcttttttgcacATAATATTTGTTCTTAATagacaaaatatatattattaagtTATCATTTGGGGGGGAGCTAAGAACAGTAAGAATgtagataaacatggattattccactcaaaaaaacacaccagagAGTCAGTCTCCTGAGTGCCACAGGGCGCACTTATGCTTTCCATCCGGTAGGCGGCGATAACGCTCGGCGTAAATTGTAAACGCAAGAAGAAGAACTTCAACAGGAAGAGCAACAGCAGTCGCCGGCGCTCACAAGGGAAAGGACTGGCGGTGTTTTGTGCGCTAAAGGGATGGAAGAGTACGCGTCTGGGGATGATGTAAAGTGATTTGTTTTACTCGTCTACGTTGATGGAAATGTCAAGGATCAGCCTTTTAAATCCGTATCGGCTTGTTAAACCGGCTAGCTGTTAGCGCAGTCCGCTAGCTGACGGGCGTGGCTCCTCCCAGCATCTTTATCTCTTTGTTTACAGACTGTTTCCCATCTGTGATGCTATAAAACATCCAGAGTGACAGGTGCACTGATTGCGGGGACAGGTTTATTACTCGTTTATCTGCTCATTATTTCGCTGCGCTTTGGCCTCTTAGCCCTCTCAGGAAAAGTTTTAAGGTTAATCTGTGGcttaattaaaaatgtcatgGATGTTATCATTAATATATACTGTAATTTTCATCTTGTTGGAGTAGAATAAGGTTCAGATTTGACATGTTTAAATAATATTGATTTTTAAAGAGCTGATCTGAATGAGAGCAGAGGCCCCAAATAGCAGTGAAAATGGCCCTTTACTACATAATCTGCGGTAGATGTGAAACTACAGATATCTATTATATCTTGAaatgttttggtcttttttaaattattttttttcttttcaaaagcaATTTTACAATGGAAAGTTATTAAACTATGTAAATGATTCGGGGCAAGTTGTCTTCTGCAGATTGTCACCGGGcgacccccttttttttttttttactgaagcgTAAAAACTTAATGTAGCAAAGATGAATTAAAACTCAAAGAAACCTTTTTATGCATCTGAATTAAACGTATAATGGAAGACGCTTTATGAACGTTTATCggcgttttgtttgtttactttgtCTAAGCCATAAAATGTCAGGATCTTATTACTTGCATTAATATAAAGCATATTTTCTTTGCACACAAGCAACTCCCCTGTACCAATCAGTGCTGAGCTTCAGTATCCAAATAACCCTCAACAGATTTTATACTTAAATTCTCAGTATGAGCAAGAAATGAACACTGTTATATTAAGATCTTATAAACCTGCAGATTGGATTTTAGCTGTTTGTAATTTTCATTTCACTGTTTACGTAGACTGTGTTGTTTATACCTCGTTGCAGTGATACAGTCCTTGTCATTAATATGATATTCAACTACTAACACCCTTCTGAATGTGCCGTGAGGAAATAACAGacagaaaaaggacaaaaataagtGGAAACCCATGTTCTGAGTTACTCGCCTAATTTTTCTCCTTCAAAACAATCCTGCAGGGAAACTTCAATACGGACGAGACGACTGTCTTGGTGAAGGAGGTACGTTTTTATCTCCTAAATCACGAGCAACAACTACATTATGTAGGAATGCATGAGAACAACTTCCTGGTTGTCGTTTCTGCCTCAGTGTATCGAAGGAGTCATCGGTGGGACGGACTATAACCAGAACAAAGTCAACCAATGGACGGCCAATATCGTGGAGCATTCCCTGACTCACCTGGTGAAGCAGAGTCGCCCCTTCAAATACATCGGTGAGCCGGCGTCCCAAGTTATTCTGAAGATATACGGGGTATAATGAGCATGTGTGTAATACTGTGGTCTGCTGTGATTCAGTGAACTGTACCATCATGCAGAAGAGTGGCGCGGGTCTCCACACAGCCAATGCCTGCTACTGGGACACCACTACAGACGGTAGGAGACAGTAAAGCTGCTTCATGTGGCTGTTGGCGTCTAAATTCACCCTCTCGATTGTGTGTCCAAATGCAGTGACATCAGAGCTTGTTTAAAACACCAGATTAAAACCAATATTCGTGTCGTACGAAGCTAAGTCCGACACATTAAACTAACAGCTTTTTAAATAGACAGGTGTGCCATGAGAATCGAGAAAGAATGCTAAATGTGTTTGTAAGATTGGATCAGTAACGAGTTCTTGGAGATGGGAAACCAGTCATGTTCAGACAAGCtgctcctttttctttcttttttttctcctgttgttTCATAAATTCATCTCAAGCTGTATCATTTGTAACAATCTATGGAGAAGGGAGATCATTTCACAGACTGCTCAGTTTGATGGGCCCAGTTCCAGTTGCTAATCTTTGGAGCCATCTTAGCTGCCGATTCTGGAAGCCTAGAAATGACGAAACGacttaaattaaaacatttatgggGCCGTGTTCAGACCTGGCATCAAAATGCGTTTCTAATTCAGGTAAAGTTCAACTCCGCTAAGAGTGACCTTTCACACGTGTAGCCATGACACAGAGTGGGTGATAATTGAGAAATAAACGGGGGCATCATGGGTTTCTGCTACATCTCTGACACGTTCAGTCACTTGATTTATTTAGACGTCATGGTGGTTAAATGTCGCCCCAGCCGCATTTCTGTGGAGCTATTTAGGTTTAAAAATACTCTTCATAAAGCAGTTTGAGAGAAATAAAGGAGAACAAATAATGTTTGAATTTACAGACGCTAAGGGCTTGAATCCCTAAAGCGTCCATCAGCTGCTCTGCACACCTTTGTGAAGAAGCCAAGCACCGCTTAATTAAAGGGCACACACTGTTTTTAGAGCTCATATTTTGGCCATATGATTGACGGGGGATATTTTCCCACATCTCTGCCTACAACCCGCTCTAGAAACCTCCATTATTATCGTTGTCCCAGTATGTCGTCATCCTGTTTTGtaatgcagttttatttatttattttttttaaagttgtgatTCATATTTTTTCACCGAAGAGAATTCGAAGCAGTTTACGAAAACACAGGTAGCGGTTTAATCCGTCTGCTTCACCCAGCTGCAGTGTGAGATTTAGAAAGCAGCGTTTACAGAGTGCATATTTTATAAGCAGGTAATAACTGTGCTGCTCAAAAGCTCAGGAGTTTTCCTCATGAAATGAAAATGCACCTGGGAAACACAGTTTGCAAACTTCAAGTATAAAGATCGTTTTTACCCACAGGTCTCTGTCCCTGACTTTATAAAGGAACCCTTCTTTCCACGGTGGAGCCTAAACATGCGGACccccttgtttttgttttgccagGTTTTCATCTGAGGGAAAGGACTCCATGATAAATCATTTTCACGCTCTTGGCACCGCAGCTAAAGAAGCGGCAATGACCTGATTGTAGATGACGCgtgtaaatgtatgttttgtcGTCGTGCTTTTGATTCCTTTTCAGCAGTAGGTGTTCTTTGTTAGGAGTCCATCttcagatttaggtctggactttggacATTTCAAATCTTTAAATCTCTTCCAGTGATGCCATTCTTTTGTTAAATTGGGACCATATTTTTGCTGATACAATAGATTCCCCTTCATCTTCAGCTGTTCTGTAGACACCTGCAGGGTTTGGGACCAGAACCGACTGGCAGTCAGAACAGTTGGTCCACCAGAATGAAACGACCCCAGATCACGATGCGGCCTTTCCCTTGTTTCGCTGTGGTGATGCTCAGACCTGTTGACTCATGGACCAGTGGTTCCTGTTTGCTTTCATTGGACCGTAAAACATCCTCTTGCAAGGATTTGGGAGAGTTTAGCCTTAATGTTATCTTTGGAAGAAAAGGCTTTTGTCTTGAAGCTCATACTTCTTTTACCAGACGGGTAAAGAACATTGGAGCGTGTAACATCACACGAGCAGCACCACCAGACGTCAGTGTTACCGTCCTGCTTTTGGCAGCCCCCCTCCCCATTTTCTGACTGATGCGTTTCAACGATGAGATGGTTTTGATCCTCTGCAGCCTCTCCCTGCAAACCGTGGCATCAGCTAAAGTCTCTGAATGAGCAAATGTCAGGAAAGGCCTACCAGGAGAGCTGAACTTTATTTCAGGTTAATTAGATTCACCGTGACTGACGGGTGTGAACTtaagacaaaatgctaaagctGCCATTTCCACAGGGGTTTGTATTCCTTTAAGATCCGCCGCACATACGTTTAATATGAGCAGCAGGTATTCTTCAGATAGCTTACAGATAAACCGAACAGCTAGTTTTGAGCATTTCTGAGCCACACAGGAGAATGTGCCATTACTGATTAGCCACCTTGATCCGACAGGTTTACTGAACCAATAATACTTAAAGTATGTATTTTGAAtagatttaaaaaggtttaagttattttat
This genomic interval carries:
- the LOC105927580 gene encoding dynein light chain Tctex-type 3 isoform X1: MEEYASGDDGNFNTDETTVLVKECIEGVIGGTDYNQNKVNQWTANIVEHSLTHLVKQSRPFKYIVNCTIMQKSGAGLHTANACYWDTTTDGSCTVRWENRTMYCVVSVFAVGM
- the LOC105927580 gene encoding dynein light chain Tctex-type 3 isoform X2, with the protein product MEEYASGDDGNFNTDETTVLVKECIEGVIGGTDYNQNKVNQWTANIVEHSLTHLVKQSRPFKYIVNCTIMQKSGAGLHTANACYWDTTTDGSCTVRWENRTMYCVVSVFAVGM